The stretch of DNA GCGATCGGCCTGCACGAGGGCGCGAGCGGCGGCATGCCCCAGGTCGGAGTGGACCGGTTCGAGACGCGCGGGGCGCGGCACATCATCTCGCACACCATGGAGATGATGCTGGCCGCGATGAGCGTGATCTGGAGCGGGGTGTGCGACCGCTACCCGCGCGTGCGCATCGGCTTCATGGAATCCGGCGGCGGCTGGATCGCCCCCTGGCTCGATCGCATGGATCGCCACTTCGACGACCAGGGCTTCAACGACTCCGGGCTGTCGATGAAGCCGAGCGAGCTGTTCCAGCGCAACTGCTGGATCTCGTTCGAGCCGGTCGAGGGCTGCCTGGGCCCGCTCGCCGAGTACATCGGGCCGCACAAGATCCTGTGGGCCACCGACTACCCCCATCCCGACGGCTTCTTCCCCGGCGCGCCGCAGATGATCCGCGACCGCTCCGAGCTGTCGGAGGCCACCAGGCGCGAGATCCTGGCCGGGGGCGCGCGCGGGTTCTACCGGCTCTGAGGAGCGATCGTGACCGACCAGGCCCTGTCCGGCATCCGCATCCTGGACCTCACCCAGTTCGAGGCGGGCACCTCCTGCACCCAGCTGCTCGGCTGGCTCGGCGCCGACGTCGTCAAGATCGAGCCGCCGGGCGGCGAGCAGTCGCGGCGCAACCGACCCGAGGTGCCGGGGCTCGACGCGATGTTCTTCCTGCTCTTCAACGCCAACAAGCGTAGCGTGACGATCGACCTCAAGAAGCCGGAGGGCCACGCGCTCTTCCTGCGGCTGGTCGAGCGCGCCGACGTGGTGGTGGAGAACTTCGCGCCCGGGCTCATGGAGCGGCTCGGGCTCGACCACGAGCGCCTGAGCGCGGTGAATCCCAGGATCATCCTGGCGCGGCTGAAGGGGTTCGGGCTCTCCGGGCCGTATCACGAGTACAAGAGCTTCGACATGATCGCCCAGGCGATGGGCGGCGTGATGAGCGTCACCGGCTTCCCGGACCGCGAGCCGGTGCTCTGCGGGGCCAACATCGGCGACAGCGGGGCGGGCGTGCACCTGGCCGCCGGCATCATGGCCGCCTACATCGAGCGCCAGCGCACCGGACGCGGTCAGGTCGTCGAGGTGTCCATGCAGGAGGCGGTGGCCAACCTGATCCGCCAGCGCTACGTCGTGCACTACCGCGACGGCAAGCCGACGCCGCGGCGGGGCAACGGCGCGCCGCCCGGCGCGGTGCCCGACGGCCTCTACGCGTGCGCGCCCGGCGGCCCGAACGACTACGTGTACATCTACGTGCAGCCGATGAACCAGGGCATGTGGGAGGACTTCGCGCGGGCCATCGGCCGCGACGACCTGTTGACCGACCCGCGCTGCGCGGACGCGCCGACGCGATGGCAGCACCGCGAGGACCTGAACGGCATCGCGCGGGCGTGGACCGGCGCGCGCAGCAAGCACGAGGTGCTGGCCACCCTGGGCAAGGCGGGCGTGCCGTGCGGGGCGATCCTCGACACCCAGGAGGTGCTGGACGACCCGCACCT from Candidatus Methylomirabilota bacterium encodes:
- a CDS encoding CoA transferase, with product MTDQALSGIRILDLTQFEAGTSCTQLLGWLGADVVKIEPPGGEQSRRNRPEVPGLDAMFFLLFNANKRSVTIDLKKPEGHALFLRLVERADVVVENFAPGLMERLGLDHERLSAVNPRIILARLKGFGLSGPYHEYKSFDMIAQAMGGVMSVTGFPDREPVLCGANIGDSGAGVHLAAGIMAAYIERQRTGRGQVVEVSMQEAVANLIRQRYVVHYRDGKPTPRRGNGAPPGAVPDGLYACAPGGPNDYVYIYVQPMNQGMWEDFARAIGRDDLLTDPRCADAPTRWQHREDLNGIARAWTGARSKHEVLATLGKAGVPCGAILDTQEVLDDPHLNARGAVETIEHPTRGRFRVPGCPIRLSDSEAVTTPPPLAGQHTDEVLAEVLGLTADEVAGLRARAVV